Proteins found in one Enterococcus sp. 9D6_DIV0238 genomic segment:
- a CDS encoding PTS sugar transporter subunit IIC: MDGLTAWMEKYILPVAGKIGAQKHLVALRDAFIGTMPATMAGSIAVMINAIIRDLPQQFFSDYAANLAADKGFFAVINVIIGINGFVWNGTLAIAGLIFAFSWGYNLARAYKVNDLAGGIVGLATLIQGIAFAYSNTLETAVPKELMNTINAGTADTGWSATAEGLTAGGWGWLKLDHLNGNAYFTVMIMGAISVIIFCKLMLANITIKMPDSVPPAVSKAFAAILPATIALYVIAIINFVVGKLTDGQLIIDLVQKYIAEPFLGLSQGIGAVLIVTIFVQIFWFFGIHGPNVLAPVLEGIWGQAQLINIDIFQKGYKGLTGTPAVLKAIDDGKAYMWVRGSFDAFAWFGGSGGTIVLIIAILLFSKRADYLTVGKLSLGPGIFNINEPIMFGLPIVLNAIMFVPFLVAPVVATTIGWLATYFGLVAPVSQQVTWVVPPLLLSFLATGADWRAPVVTLVCMVVTFLIWTPFVIAANKMEPTDL, translated from the coding sequence ATGGATGGATTAACAGCCTGGATGGAGAAGTACATTCTGCCGGTAGCTGGTAAAATCGGTGCACAAAAACACTTAGTTGCGTTACGTGATGCTTTTATCGGTACAATGCCAGCAACAATGGCCGGCTCGATCGCCGTAATGATCAACGCGATCATTCGTGACCTGCCGCAGCAATTCTTCTCAGACTATGCAGCGAATCTTGCTGCAGATAAAGGATTCTTCGCAGTTATTAACGTCATTATTGGGATCAATGGATTTGTTTGGAATGGGACTTTGGCGATTGCCGGTTTGATTTTTGCCTTTTCTTGGGGCTATAATTTAGCTAGAGCATACAAAGTAAATGACTTAGCTGGAGGTATCGTTGGTTTAGCTACATTGATTCAAGGGATTGCCTTTGCTTATTCTAATACATTAGAAACAGCGGTTCCTAAAGAATTGATGAACACGATCAATGCTGGAACAGCCGATACAGGTTGGTCAGCAACAGCAGAAGGCTTAACAGCAGGCGGCTGGGGTTGGTTGAAACTTGATCACTTAAATGGAAATGCATACTTCACAGTAATGATCATGGGTGCAATCTCTGTTATCATTTTCTGTAAACTAATGTTGGCGAATATCACGATCAAAATGCCTGATTCAGTACCGCCGGCAGTATCAAAAGCGTTTGCTGCGATTTTACCAGCAACGATCGCATTATATGTTATCGCAATTATTAACTTTGTCGTAGGTAAATTAACAGATGGACAATTGATCATCGATCTAGTTCAAAAATATATTGCAGAACCGTTCTTGGGCTTATCTCAAGGGATCGGTGCAGTATTGATCGTTACGATCTTTGTACAAATTTTCTGGTTCTTCGGTATCCATGGGCCAAACGTATTGGCACCAGTATTAGAAGGTATCTGGGGACAAGCACAATTGATCAATATCGATATTTTCCAAAAAGGCTACAAAGGCTTAACTGGTACACCAGCTGTCTTGAAAGCCATTGATGATGGAAAAGCATATATGTGGGTACGTGGTTCATTTGACGCATTTGCATGGTTTGGAGGTTCAGGTGGTACGATCGTTCTGATCATTGCGATCCTGTTATTCTCTAAACGTGCGGACTACTTAACTGTAGGTAAATTGTCATTAGGACCTGGTATCTTCAATATCAACGAACCGATCATGTTTGGTTTACCGATCGTATTGAATGCGATCATGTTTGTACCATTCTTGGTTGCACCAGTAGTAGCAACTACAATCGGTTGGTTAGCAACATACTTTGGTTTAGTAGCACCAGTATCACAACAAGTAACATGGGTTGTACCGCCGCTATTGCTTTCATTCTTAGCAACAGGAGCAGACTGGCGTGCACCAGTAGTTACCCTTGTGTGTATGGTCGTAACATTCTTGATCTGGACACCATTCGTTATTGCAGCGAATAAGATGGAACCAACAGATCTGTAA
- a CDS encoding PTS lactose/cellobiose transporter subunit IIA codes for MEDQQNLEAVMGLIMYGGNAKSDAMEAIAAAKAGNFELADQKIADAEESLVQAHHSQTGMLTQEAQGNHIQVTLLTVHSQDHLMTSIAFTDLAKEIIDLYRRMDNE; via the coding sequence GTGGAAGATCAACAAAATTTAGAAGCAGTAATGGGCTTGATCATGTATGGCGGTAATGCTAAGAGCGATGCAATGGAAGCGATTGCCGCAGCGAAAGCTGGAAATTTTGAGTTGGCAGATCAAAAAATTGCGGATGCAGAGGAATCATTGGTGCAAGCCCATCATTCTCAAACAGGAATGCTGACGCAGGAAGCGCAAGGAAATCATATTCAAGTCACATTATTAACGGTTCATAGTCAAGATCACTTGATGACATCGATTGCATTTACAGATTTAGCGAAAGAGATCATCGATTTGTATCGTCGTATGGACAACGAATAA
- a CDS encoding PTS sugar transporter subunit IIB translates to MAKKTIMLVCSAGMSTSLLVTKMQKAAEDRGMEADIFAVSASDADNNLEAKDVNVLLLGPQVRFMKSQFEQKLEPKGIPLDVINMSDYGMMNGEKVLDQAIALMDK, encoded by the coding sequence ATGGCTAAAAAAACAATCATGTTAGTATGTTCAGCAGGAATGAGCACAAGCTTATTAGTAACAAAAATGCAAAAAGCAGCAGAAGATCGCGGAATGGAAGCAGATATCTTCGCTGTATCAGCATCAGATGCAGACAATAACTTAGAAGCAAAGGATGTAAACGTATTACTTTTAGGCCCGCAAGTACGCTTCATGAAATCGCAATTTGAACAAAAATTAGAGCCAAAAGGAATTCCATTAGATGTGATCAATATGTCAGACTACGGTATGATGAACGGTGAAAAAGTATTGGATCAAGCAATCGCTTTGATGGATAAATAA
- a CDS encoding histidine phosphatase family protein has translation MNSTVTFYITRHGETLLNHLHKAQGWVDSPLTEKGIQTASQLGQQLKNVQFSAAFSSDASRALETGKTILTAQGQNELQVITDKRLREWCLGCWEAEHNDKFISSMMNELQIQNDFAELNFRLPEVHEIIYKSDTTGMVEPFHMITDRLESFLKDTGDNFMHLNNPSILIVTHAFTIKTLLYLFSKEMLRKKPKIRNVDIISIKWDGKSFSLLA, from the coding sequence ATGAATTCAACAGTTACTTTCTATATTACTCGACATGGTGAAACATTACTGAACCATTTACATAAAGCACAGGGCTGGGTAGATTCCCCATTGACTGAAAAAGGGATCCAAACAGCCTCACAATTAGGACAGCAACTGAAAAATGTCCAATTTTCGGCAGCATTTTCCAGTGACGCATCCAGAGCTTTAGAGACTGGAAAAACCATATTAACTGCGCAGGGGCAAAATGAACTGCAAGTTATTACTGATAAAAGGCTCCGTGAGTGGTGTTTGGGCTGCTGGGAAGCAGAACATAATGATAAGTTTATTTCCAGTATGATGAATGAATTACAGATACAAAATGATTTTGCAGAACTTAATTTTCGTCTGCCAGAAGTTCATGAGATTATTTATAAATCCGATACAACAGGTATGGTTGAACCGTTTCATATGATTACGGATAGATTGGAAAGTTTTCTCAAAGATACAGGTGATAATTTTATGCACTTGAATAATCCGAGCATCCTGATCGTTACTCATGCTTTTACTATTAAAACATTATTATATTTGTTTTCAAAAGAAATGTTGCGAAAAAAACCTAAAATCAGAAATGTCGATATTATTTCTATTAAATGGGATGGCAAAAGTTTTTCTCTCCTTGCATGA
- a CDS encoding tetratricopeptide repeat protein — protein sequence MKNNINDALQLREEGKLEKSNQLLLELLKNENDDPYLNYQVAWSFDILERESEAVYYYEKSIKDGLDGVDLEGAFLGLGSTYRTLGKYDLAAKTLKSGIEKFPNNNALKVFYSMVLYNLNQFSEGMEILLRLIATTSEDKEIRVYQKAIMYYSDKLDKIW from the coding sequence ATGAAAAATAATATAAATGATGCTCTACAGCTAAGGGAAGAAGGTAAACTAGAAAAATCTAACCAGTTGTTGTTGGAACTATTAAAAAATGAAAATGATGATCCTTATTTAAACTATCAGGTTGCTTGGAGTTTTGATATCTTAGAAAGAGAGTCTGAGGCAGTATATTATTACGAAAAATCGATCAAGGACGGTTTAGATGGTGTCGATTTAGAAGGGGCATTTCTTGGTCTAGGCAGTACATATAGAACGTTGGGCAAGTATGATCTAGCTGCAAAAACATTAAAGAGCGGGATAGAAAAGTTTCCAAATAATAATGCGCTCAAAGTTTTTTATTCAATGGTGTTATACAACTTGAATCAGTTTTCAGAAGGTATGGAAATTTTGTTACGCTTAATTGCCACAACCTCTGAAGATAAAGAGATTAGAGTTTATCAAAAAGCAATAATGTATTATTCAGATAAATTGGATAAAATTTGGTGA
- a CDS encoding YciI family protein gives MYVMNLSYQKPITEVEKYLEAHNEYLKKFYSAGNFICSGRKNPRTGGMIIGTFKSIEEANKAIEEDPFYQNKIAKYDITEFIPTKMNTNYLTLKNCQKR, from the coding sequence ATGTATGTTATGAATCTAAGTTATCAAAAACCAATAACTGAGGTAGAAAAGTATTTAGAAGCTCATAATGAGTATTTGAAAAAATTTTATTCTGCTGGAAATTTTATTTGTTCAGGTAGAAAAAATCCTAGAACGGGCGGAATGATAATTGGTACGTTTAAAAGTATTGAGGAAGCTAATAAGGCAATTGAAGAAGATCCATTTTATCAAAACAAGATTGCAAAATATGATATTACAGAATTCATACCTACAAAAATGAACACTAATTATTTAACCCTAAAAAATTGTCAAAAACGATAG
- a CDS encoding lysozyme, with product MANENMKISQDGRNLIKKWEGLRLTAYQDSVGVWTIGYGHTKGVYAGMTITENQANTFLDEDIKSHAAGIFNYVTVQLTQRQFDALVSFHFNLGPAILVGSQLLVYLNSRQWQAAANEMKKYVYAGGQILQGLVNRRNDEVALFLKEGGVVEPSKDVLFDTPCFFEVEGDPTVYYFDGKGITGIAHPDEKGILNTIYKANYGKDMPTVRRAVGWFSRLRSVSTRPLVK from the coding sequence ATGGCAAATGAGAATATGAAGATTTCTCAAGATGGTAGAAATTTAATCAAGAAATGGGAAGGTCTCCGGTTAACAGCCTATCAAGATTCTGTAGGAGTCTGGACTATTGGATATGGTCATACTAAAGGGGTTTATGCTGGAATGACGATTACTGAAAATCAGGCGAATACTTTCTTGGATGAGGATATCAAGTCACATGCGGCTGGAATCTTTAATTATGTGACAGTACAATTAACCCAAAGACAATTTGATGCACTAGTAAGCTTTCACTTTAATCTGGGACCTGCGATTCTTGTGGGGTCACAATTGCTAGTTTATCTGAACAGTAGACAGTGGCAAGCGGCAGCAAATGAAATGAAAAAATATGTTTATGCAGGTGGACAAATCTTACAAGGGTTGGTCAATCGTAGGAACGATGAAGTTGCTTTATTTTTGAAAGAAGGCGGAGTTGTTGAACCAAGCAAAGATGTGCTTTTCGATACGCCATGCTTTTTTGAAGTAGAAGGAGATCCAACCGTTTACTATTTTGATGGTAAAGGAATTACAGGTATTGCTCACCCAGACGAAAAGGGAATCCTTAATACGATCTATAAGGCAAATTATGGAAAAGATATGCCCACAGTACGTCGAGCAGTGGGGTGGTTTTCAAGATTACGAAGTGTGTCGACTAGACCTTTAGTAAAATAA